From Anopheles arabiensis isolate DONGOLA chromosome 3, AaraD3, whole genome shotgun sequence, a single genomic window includes:
- the LOC120901226 gene encoding odorant receptor 43a-like, protein MYYLEQLRALVRRYLERRSPDPRIQHTFIVQSINRVGGMLGIDIFTPGYSSTNLLLRMVLLNTFTFFWINLYSLTTTYGNLVDFMYSFETLLYVGIACIKMYVFIKNKTLILQMHQYMIDFFDHFHGDREQDELLVRTLNNTTLLSSLFAVCSSSAPGLLFVGSLLWSIAVEYVLPFGFFIPTVGMDTLQGYTLNYGFQMLETTLMVIGIISSESAFFMFQQNACLQVDMLRLQLRRLSELSAANGDGSSTKEIRTRIQTIIQHHVEHLDYSKSMCSLFELHFFIVFGCIFFQLVSNVVVIVSVPDWYPGYFLFIMLTVQLFFSCALGETFNIKSDELTVAIYNVPWYNMEVRDQKAMRLLLMASQNPGRLSYGFGTVNMRAFFEIFRKTYSIAMMMISVNEEE, encoded by the exons ATGTACTATCTCGAACAGCTCCGTGCGCTAGTGAGACGTTATCTCGAGCGTCGCTCGCCAGATCCACGCATCCAGCATACGTTCATCGTGCAGAGCATTAACCGTGTCGGTGGTATGCTCGGTATCGACATCTTTACACCCGGCTACTCCTCCACCAATCTCCTGCTGCGGATGGTCCTGCTGAACACGTTCACCTTTTTCTGGATCAATCTCTACAGCCTGACCACCACCTACGGCAATCTGGTCGACTTTATGTACAGCTTCGAGACGCTGCTGTACGTGGGCATCGCCTGCATCAAGATGTACGTGTTCATCAAGAACAAAACGCTCATCCTGCAGATGCACCAGTACATGATCGACTTTTTCGACCACTTCCACGGCGATCGGGAACAGGACGAGCTGCTGGTGCGAACACTAAACAACACGACCCTGCTGTCGTCACTGTTTGCGGTATGTTCCAGCTCGGCGCCGGGCTTACTCTTTGTCGGCTCGCTGCTCTGGTCCATTGCGGTCGAGTATGTGCTGCCGTTCGGGTTCTTTATCCCTACGGTTGGCATGGATACGCTGCAGGGGTACACGCTCAACTATGGGTTTCAAATGCTCGAAACTACGCTCATGGTGATCGGCATCATCTCGAGCGAGAGTGCATTCTTTATGTTTCAGCAGAACGCGTGCCTGCAGGTGGACATGCTGCGGTTGCAGCTCAGACGGCTGAGCGAACTGAGTGCGGCTAACGGTGATGGGAGCAGCACGAAGGAGATACGAACCCGCATACAGACAATCATTCAGCATCATGTCGAGCATTTGGA CTACTCGAAAAGCATGTGCAGCCTGTTCGAACTGCACTTCTTCATCGTGTTCGGGTGCATCTTCTTTCAGCTGGTCAGCAATGTGGTGGTGATTGTATCG GTTCCCGATTGGTATCCCGGGTATTTTCTGTTCATCATGCTAACAGTCCAGCTGTTCTTTAGCTGTGCATTGGGAGAAACGTTCAACATCAAG AGCGATGAGCTTACGGTGGCGATCTACAACGTGCCTTGGTACAATATGGAAGTACGCGACCAGAAAGCGATGCGCCTGCTACTGATGGCTTCCCAAAATC